One window of the bacterium genome contains the following:
- a CDS encoding PHP domain-containing protein, with translation MWDHIVNGALKCAGEPRIVVGRDEIAMDPHIHSLFSHCSISQPEAIILRAVKLGISAICVMDHNNIEGSRNTVECSYDLKRRGLIPDDFLVIPGVEVSSDHGHIGALFVDETLPMSQSIKQTVDIIHDCGGLAVAVHPYHSTGVGERVFDAPFDAVEIECGAVFKEGLIRCNHTLAHSPKLKSVTKFGSSDTHYVNGVGTCYTVMKLPEPTLEAVREAIINGECSAYSSKPFARLRKLLGGIGKLD, from the coding sequence ATGTGGGACCACATTGTGAATGGTGCGCTGAAATGTGCTGGAGAACCACGCATTGTAGTAGGCCGCGATGAAATTGCGATGGACCCCCATATTCACAGCCTGTTTTCTCACTGTTCCATATCGCAGCCGGAAGCGATAATTCTCAGAGCGGTTAAGCTCGGTATTAGCGCCATATGCGTAATGGACCACAACAATATAGAGGGTTCGCGAAATACGGTTGAGTGCTCATACGATCTCAAGAGACGAGGGCTTATACCTGACGATTTTCTTGTCATTCCCGGTGTCGAGGTAAGCAGCGATCATGGCCATATAGGCGCTCTGTTTGTAGACGAAACTCTGCCCATGTCTCAAAGCATTAAGCAGACAGTGGATATTATCCATGACTGCGGCGGGCTGGCGGTGGCTGTTCATCCATATCATTCCACGGGTGTTGGTGAAAGAGTATTCGATGCTCCTTTCGACGCAGTGGAAATAGAGTGTGGAGCAGTTTTCAAGGAAGGGTTGATTAGGTGCAACCATACTCTTGCACATAGTCCAAAACTAAAGTCGGTAACCAAGTTCGGTTCCAGCGACACTCACTACGTAAACGGTGTCGGCACGTGTTACACAGTGATGAAACTGCCCGAGCCGACCCTGGAAGCGGTCAGAGAAGCTATCATAAACGGAGAGTGCTCAGCATACAGTTCAAAGCCGTTTGCGCGATTGAGAAAACTGCTGGGCGGCATCGGAAAACTCGATTAG
- a CDS encoding helix-turn-helix transcriptional regulator, whose translation MTDNLRGRRQTRYEPELAQSATKMLEASGLTREEVARRSNISPEWLRQLLNLGRVISDDLLADFAEVVGGDVDELLVAAGRKQPPSGDLVKTVELALRSVSGLSKEDTDDIMKIVVEVSRRDRGQP comes from the coding sequence ATGACTGATAATTTGCGAGGCAGACGACAAACCAGATACGAGCCCGAATTAGCGCAATCAGCCACCAAAATGCTGGAAGCGTCTGGGCTTACACGCGAGGAAGTTGCCAGGCGAAGCAACATTAGTCCCGAGTGGCTTCGTCAACTGCTCAATCTTGGGCGGGTGATATCCGATGACCTGCTGGCAGATTTTGCGGAAGTAGTCGGTGGTGATGTCGATGAGCTTCTTGTGGCAGCGGGCCGCAAACAGCCGCCATCCGGGGATTTGGTTAAGACTGTCGAGCTTGCCCTGCGCAGTGTTTCCGGCCTCTCAAAGGAAGACACTGATGATATTATGAAGATCGTGGTCGAGGTCTCCCGCAGAGACCGTGGTCAGCCATAA
- a CDS encoding ImmA/IrrE family metallo-endopeptidase yields the protein MEIPFGIRLIPRHIEPPLDLNWLAEWFGVEIEIRPLPKNVAGMYLRTEEYAHIILNSNDSPERQRWTTAHELAHHVLCIGRQSPEDAFRIKTDGADKDESLCDRFASEILMPAALVRRKAAEVKHGRFDKSALLANMFEVSTTAMRIRLRELGLRMN from the coding sequence ATGGAGATACCGTTCGGTATTCGCCTGATACCCAGACACATAGAACCTCCGCTCGACCTGAACTGGCTGGCTGAGTGGTTCGGCGTGGAGATCGAGATAAGGCCGCTGCCGAAAAACGTCGCAGGCATGTATCTGCGCACCGAGGAATACGCGCATATAATCCTCAATTCAAACGATTCCCCCGAACGCCAGAGATGGACGACCGCCCATGAGCTTGCTCACCACGTTTTATGCATAGGTCGGCAGTCACCTGAAGACGCATTTCGGATAAAGACTGATGGAGCTGATAAAGACGAAAGCCTGTGTGATCGGTTCGCATCTGAAATTCTGATGCCTGCGGCGCTGGTCAGAAGAAAAGCAGCCGAGGTAAAGCATGGGCGCTTCGACAAAAGCGCGCTGCTTGCCAATATGTTCGAGGTCAGCACCACCGCAATGCGCATCAGGCTCAGAGAACTCGGCCTGCGCATGAACTAA
- a CDS encoding AI-2E family transporter: MPAKQIKENPDQLAKPTQQSSIGRYIVTFISILGIILGLWLIVKLKPIVVLVVISIVFACGLAPAVAWLERRRMPRGRKMPRGLAILLVYIAALAILLTAIGLIAVPLVKESIRFSNHLPEYMDGAKTWLADMHHQYSYIPDYAGLVDKAKSQVDAAGNYVISSAPAVFGFFGSVIAFLSVAVMTFYILLTRENIRDSFLSLFPAKHAKKIGATFSHMGMAMGGWLRGQITLAIIIGLSVSLAMWALRVPYAAVIGVVGAVGEVIPMVGPVAAAVPAVIISLFSPNWHWQLPSVIVFFFLLTQTENNFLAPKIMQKHVGLSPLMTIIALLAGATLLGIVGALLAIPIAAALQVLIKEIVVPAIKNSSK, from the coding sequence ATGCCTGCTAAACAGATAAAAGAGAATCCCGATCAACTCGCCAAGCCGACACAGCAAAGCTCGATTGGCCGGTATATAGTGACATTTATCTCAATTCTGGGAATCATACTGGGGCTTTGGCTGATCGTAAAGCTCAAGCCGATCGTCGTGCTGGTTGTTATATCCATCGTCTTTGCATGCGGCCTGGCTCCGGCTGTCGCATGGCTTGAAAGACGGCGCATGCCTCGCGGTCGAAAGATGCCCAGAGGCCTGGCAATACTCCTCGTGTACATTGCGGCGCTCGCGATATTGTTGACCGCCATCGGGCTTATCGCCGTCCCTCTGGTAAAGGAGAGCATCAGGTTTTCCAACCATCTGCCGGAATATATGGACGGCGCAAAGACATGGCTTGCCGATATGCACCATCAATACTCATACATACCGGACTACGCCGGGCTGGTCGACAAGGCAAAGTCTCAGGTGGACGCTGCAGGTAATTACGTAATCAGCTCCGCACCGGCAGTATTCGGGTTCTTCGGCAGCGTGATTGCGTTTTTGTCCGTGGCGGTAATGACATTTTACATCCTCCTCACACGAGAAAATATACGTGATTCATTCCTATCGCTCTTTCCCGCCAAACATGCGAAAAAGATCGGCGCGACTTTCAGCCATATGGGTATGGCAATGGGCGGATGGCTGCGTGGACAGATCACCCTGGCAATTATAATCGGCTTGTCCGTATCGCTGGCCATGTGGGCGCTGCGTGTGCCTTACGCAGCGGTAATAGGCGTTGTGGGCGCGGTTGGCGAGGTCATCCCGATGGTCGGACCGGTCGCCGCAGCAGTGCCCGCAGTTATAATTTCACTGTTCAGCCCGAACTGGCACTGGCAGCTTCCATCCGTGATAGTCTTCTTCTTTTTGCTGACCCAGACAGAAAACAATTTCCTGGCTCCGAAGATCATGCAAAAACATGTCGGACTCAGCCCCCTTATGACCATAATCGCGCTGCTTGCCGGCGCAACACTGCTCGGTATAGTGGGAGCACTGCTTGCAATTCCAATCGCTGCGGCGCTGCAGGTGCTGATAAAGGAGATTGTCGTTCCCGCGATCAAGAACAGCTCCAAATGA
- a CDS encoding M48 family metalloprotease: protein MRAASSTRSIIWTLALLVITCAFVTAPVSATTLEEEIDLGKKLDVEILREYEQVKDEASIKEIDEYGQQLVKGSSINRPEIKYTFRILKQDDLNAFSTPGGYVYFSSHLWDVLRPNERKGVIAHEIVHIDRRHAIDAASKANRQSMWIGAILTVLGANRSVGDLIGMAHNFAVLNYSRGDEKQADEVGVQLLHEAGYNPAGLLLAMRKINRFQIEAGGEGPKYLSNHPLTKERLAYLTADLEKMGVPVPAEDVNEIPNPNTIGSVTSVSGMTVQFSSSKKLRPGDIVWLMGQGWDYRYENHIAVPVARGSVTDAGSSYSAQIALMSGVKADKIAVGTDVCALPAPEAASGIATMENGKVISKSQMKKFDRLVALQQVWNDTSDKVVNDNAGYVIITDPKNPTGYVAATRSEYSYAPVERGSVLVKLNDPDEKRWAGTIISIGRGGQTIEVLPDKGLNTDTTYEVTYPAWNSKAKYDDRVIGTAKLSSASGKIVMKMRMFMPGRSMADIQNGFDVYEEKNRPETK from the coding sequence ATGAGAGCGGCAAGCAGCACCCGAAGCATTATATGGACATTGGCATTACTGGTCATCACCTGCGCTTTTGTCACTGCACCGGTGAGCGCGACTACTCTGGAAGAAGAGATAGACCTCGGCAAGAAGCTGGACGTCGAGATCCTCAGAGAGTATGAACAGGTCAAAGATGAAGCCTCGATCAAGGAGATCGATGAATACGGCCAGCAGTTGGTAAAAGGCAGCAGCATCAACAGACCGGAGATCAAATACACATTCAGGATATTGAAGCAGGATGATTTGAATGCATTTTCCACCCCTGGCGGATATGTATATTTTTCGAGCCATCTGTGGGATGTGCTCAGGCCGAATGAACGAAAAGGTGTCATTGCGCACGAGATAGTCCATATCGACAGGCGGCATGCCATAGACGCAGCATCCAAAGCCAACCGGCAATCTATGTGGATCGGAGCGATTTTGACGGTGCTTGGCGCGAACCGCAGTGTGGGTGATCTGATCGGCATGGCTCATAACTTCGCCGTGCTCAACTATTCGCGTGGTGATGAGAAGCAGGCTGATGAGGTAGGCGTCCAGCTGCTTCATGAGGCCGGCTATAACCCTGCGGGTCTGCTTTTGGCTATGCGCAAGATCAACAGGTTTCAGATTGAAGCGGGTGGAGAGGGCCCAAAATATCTAAGCAACCATCCCCTTACAAAAGAAAGGCTCGCCTACCTGACTGCTGATCTAGAGAAAATGGGGGTGCCGGTCCCGGCTGAAGACGTCAATGAGATACCCAACCCAAATACGATCGGCAGTGTTACTTCCGTCTCAGGCATGACCGTGCAATTCAGCTCGTCAAAGAAACTGCGCCCTGGAGACATAGTGTGGCTGATGGGTCAAGGCTGGGACTATCGTTATGAGAACCATATCGCAGTGCCGGTCGCCAGGGGTTCGGTGACGGATGCAGGCAGCTCATACTCTGCGCAAATAGCCTTGATGTCGGGTGTAAAGGCCGACAAGATCGCAGTCGGCACGGATGTATGTGCTCTTCCTGCGCCCGAAGCGGCCAGCGGAATAGCAACTATGGAGAATGGGAAAGTAATATCAAAGTCGCAGATGAAGAAGTTCGACAGACTGGTTGCGCTGCAGCAGGTGTGGAACGATACTTCGGACAAGGTGGTCAACGATAATGCGGGCTATGTGATCATCACCGATCCAAAGAATCCAACTGGTTATGTTGCCGCCACGCGCTCTGAGTATTCATATGCGCCTGTTGAGAGGGGATCGGTGCTCGTCAAGTTGAACGATCCCGATGAAAAGCGTTGGGCCGGGACAATAATCTCGATAGGTCGGGGCGGCCAGACGATAGAGGTATTGCCGGATAAGGGTTTGAACACGGATACCACGTATGAGGTCACTTATCCTGCATGGAACAGCAAAGCCAAGTATGATGATCGAGTGATCGGGACCGCGAAGCTCTCATCTGCGAGCGGCAAGATTGTGATGAAGATGAGGATGTTCATGCCGGGCAGGAGTATGGCAGACATTCAAAACGGCTTCGACGTATACGAAGAAAAAAATCGGCCTGAAACAAAGTGA
- a CDS encoding M48 family metalloprotease, producing MGRYLLAGMMIAALLTMCVGATAFSIEDENKLGEKASKEVEKEMPPSENQTWQQDIAQMGARLVPFVGRKQINYHFTIIQNKDEINAFALPGGYVYFTERMWQIMTPDERGAILAHEMTHCDRRHGVDMMLKSQQRALWLLPVIILGGGALGNIAVWGNAAITQRYSRIMEREADEMGIKMAAKAGFNPTGAVTSMKKLLNIESNLNRYEVSAIFASHPDTQKRIDYLTTEAIALGAKDKDMELKAIDDPRRLGNIIRRMPEVNTIYARTTTPLNYGTAVSIKKMLWDDETQSLRPKTVATATVLTPGIHPILLLKTNKDDALAEIMEGDGVYPVED from the coding sequence TTGGGGCGATATTTGCTTGCAGGAATGATGATAGCAGCCCTGCTGACTATGTGTGTCGGCGCGACGGCGTTCTCGATCGAGGATGAGAATAAACTCGGGGAAAAGGCGTCCAAAGAAGTCGAGAAGGAGATGCCGCCCTCCGAAAACCAGACGTGGCAGCAGGATATTGCTCAGATGGGCGCAAGGCTTGTGCCGTTCGTCGGGCGTAAACAGATCAATTACCACTTTACGATCATTCAGAACAAAGACGAAATCAATGCATTCGCTCTGCCCGGCGGATATGTCTACTTCACCGAGCGGATGTGGCAGATCATGACCCCCGATGAGCGCGGCGCCATACTCGCGCACGAAATGACCCACTGCGACCGGCGCCACGGCGTGGATATGATGCTCAAGAGCCAGCAGCGTGCTTTGTGGTTGCTGCCTGTCATAATTCTTGGAGGAGGCGCGCTTGGCAATATTGCTGTCTGGGGAAATGCAGCCATCACTCAGCGATATTCGCGGATTATGGAGCGCGAAGCCGACGAGATGGGCATCAAGATGGCCGCCAAAGCCGGATTCAACCCGACGGGCGCAGTGACATCCATGAAGAAGCTCCTTAATATCGAGAGCAACCTTAACCGATATGAGGTCTCTGCGATATTTGCCAGCCACCCGGACACCCAAAAGCGCATCGACTATTTGACCACCGAGGCAATTGCGCTTGGAGCCAAAGACAAAGATATGGAACTCAAAGCGATCGACGATCCGCGCAGGCTTGGCAATATCATTCGCCGCATGCCGGAGGTCAACACTATATATGCCCGCACGACCACTCCTCTCAACTATGGCACAGCCGTCAGCATAAAGAAGATGCTATGGGATGATGAAACACAGTCCTTGAGGCCAAAGACAGTCGCCACGGCAACAGTCCTCACACCAGGCATCCATCCAATTCTGCTGCTCAAGACAAATAAAGATGATGCTCTTGCCGAGATCATGGAGGGTGACGGAGTGTATCCGGTCGAAGACTAG
- a CDS encoding GNAT family N-acetyltransferase: MLKIRLADIDDIEQIVALRMAFVREFQKAPESPDFVDLTRRYIADKLPKGEFMVWLAEEEGRVIGTGGLIFFIRPPLYTRPYERHPYILNMYTIPEWRGKGVATMLMKHIIDYVKTTPAKRISLHASEMGRSVYERLGFKPLDTEMVMDL; the protein is encoded by the coding sequence ATGCTCAAAATTCGCCTTGCCGATATCGATGATATAGAACAAATTGTTGCGCTGCGGATGGCTTTTGTTCGAGAGTTTCAAAAAGCGCCTGAGTCTCCTGATTTCGTGGACTTGACTCGCCGATATATCGCCGATAAATTGCCCAAAGGCGAGTTCATGGTCTGGCTAGCAGAGGAAGAAGGACGCGTCATCGGGACCGGCGGCCTAATCTTTTTTATCAGGCCGCCACTATACACTCGTCCTTACGAACGCCATCCCTATATACTCAACATGTATACGATACCCGAATGGCGCGGAAAGGGAGTGGCGACAATGCTGATGAAACACATTATTGATTATGTAAAAACCACTCCCGCAAAGCGTATCTCTCTTCATGCATCTGAGATGGGCAGATCAGTTTATGAGCGGCTGGGTTTCAAGCCGCTCGATACAGAAATGGTAATGGATTTGTAG